From the bacterium genome, one window contains:
- a CDS encoding site-specific integrase → MTGSAEDAVDTFLEWLRIEKNASPATVRAYAADLDQFARF, encoded by the coding sequence ATGACCGGGTCGGCCGAGGACGCCGTCGACACCTTCCTGGAGTGGCTGCGGATCGAGAAGAACGCATCGCCGGCGACCGTGCGCGCCTACGCCGCCGATCTCGACCAGTTCGCCCGCTTC